TTGGAGCTCGATAGAGCCCCGTTTTTAGGATCAGCCTGCTGATAATAAATCGGTAATGAGCTTTCGAGTTGTTGCATCTTGCGACGGACACTCAGCCGGCTGATCTGAGTATAGAGAAGCTTTTCGGAAGCACAGGGAAAGTTTGAAAAAAAATGGAGCGGGAAACAAAAAGGTAATGGGGGCGCAATTGTAGTCACCATTTTTCTTAAAATTTTGTAATTTTTCGAAAAGGAATATTTTTTAAAAAATAAAGTCTTACTCGGGATTTGCTACTTAAATGAGTGGTTAATATTCTTGTGGCGTGCAGGGTGCTGCTCCCTTGTATTGGTGTTAGGGCTCGGGGAAAATCCCCTCGGGTGCCCGGTGAAAAATAGCGGCACTTGTAGAAATATCCGTAAATAGCGAACTGGAATTTAAAGGTAATTGTTTATATCGATGTCTTGGAAAAGAAACTTATAGAACTTATCAGTTCGCTTTTATGTAAAGGTCTACTTACTCAAAACATCAAAAAACGATATCTAGTAGCGTTTCAATATAATTTGTTATGGCCTCGCGCTGTATGCCTCTCTTGGTCTTTTTTGCTCCAAGTTCTGATGTCCTCTGTGGAGAGCTTTGCATTTGTTTATACGTGTGCTCTCAAAACTAAAAGTACTTGATAGTCGTTGAAGATACGTAAATACAAGAAAGTGGATAGAAATAATATCGGTATTTTTTTGGCGACCACAGTTTGCCGTATACGTGAAGAGGGCTTCAGAGAGTGGATAGATTGGTGGAAAGTGTTCGACTCCAGGGAGAACAAGGGATTGGTTGTTAGTTGGCAGACTACATGGATGTGTCGGAGATTGGGGCAATTACTAGCAACCGTAAAGCTTGAATCTCCAGTGTAGAAAGAGGCGCTCGGAGCCGGGGAGGTCCAGCTATAATGCGGATTAGACTGCCTTTGAGGACAACTCAAAGACCGGGTCTGTCGGCAAAATGACCTATGATGACATTCGCGCCAAAAATTACTTGATCTTTAAAAAATGGATGAGTAGTATTCGCGGCCTCGGTGAGTAGCGCAGCCTGGTAGCGCACTTCGTTCGGGACGAAGGGGTCGGAGGTTCGAATCCTCTCTCACCGACCATACAAAAAGAAAAAGCCCGCTTCTGCGGGCTTTTTTGTGTTTATGATTTCACTCCTAGTAGCGCTTTTACTTTAAAGGTTTACATAGGCAATAACAGAGCTGCCTTGAGGATGTAGATCTCTTAGTTGTTCATCGGTGCAAATAGCTAAGCCAACCATACACAAAGCCCCATGCCTCTTCGGTATTTCTGAAGCCAATTCCTTATCTGCCCTCATCGCTTCTGACTTTTGTAGTGCACTCCCGCATTGAGCCGGCAAGGTAGATGTAGGAATTACTTGTACTTTCCTGGTGCGATGAGCTGAGGGAAAATGAGGGGCAATCTGAACGGCTGATCGTCAGCTCAAGCTAAAAAAGTTCAGGCACAAAAAAAGCCCGCTAAAAGCGGGCTTTTAAAATCTGGTCGGTGAGAGAGGATTCGAACCTCCGACCCCTTCGTCCCGAACGAAGTGCGCTACCAGGCTGCGCTACTCACCGTTTTTTGTTTCGCATCATTTGCGAAGGGGCGGCACTATAACAGCAATTTTTCTGCTGTAAACCACTGATTTAATTTTTTATTTGTCGAATCAGTCCCTCTTGGCAGGTAGATGCTACCAACGTTCCGTCGCGGGTGAAAATCTGGCCGCGGGTAAAGCCTCTGGCACCGGTTGCCGAAGGGCTATCCGTTACATAGAGAAGCCATTGATCCAGGCGGAAATCGCGGTGGAACCACATCGCGTGGTCAACGCTCGCGGGCATCAATTGGGGGTCGAACAAGGATATGTCGTGCGGCTGTAGGGAGGTACCCAGGAGTCCCATATCGGATGCATAACAAAGTGCTGCTCGGTGCTCCATCGGGTCGTCCGACATCTCGCCCTCTGCCCGCAGCCAGAACATGCATTTGGCTTCGCGAGTTTCAGCGCCAAAGTAGCTTTGCGGGTCTACCGGACGAAAATCGATCATATAGCGCCGCTGATCGTACTGCGGGCTAACCAATCCAGCTTCCAGGGCCAGCTCCTGGGTGTTTTTCAGGCTCTCAGGAGAGGGAATTTCGACACAAGGCAGGTCGGCCTGGTGGTCAAATCCGGGTTCCCGAATTTGGAAGGAGGCGGACATATTGAAGATCGCGCGCCCGCGCTGCTTGGCGACTACGCGACGAGTGGTAAAGCTACCGCCATCGCGGATTGGGTCTACTTCGTAGATCACCGGCAGCTCGCTAGAGCCAGGGCGGAGGAAGTAGGCGTGCAGTGAGTGGGGTAGGCGATGCTCAACGGTACGAGTTGCTGCCATCAGTGCCTGGCCCAGAACTTGCCCGCCAAAAAGCACTTTACGATAATTTTCAACGTGATGACGACTGCGGAAGAGATTTCGATCCAGCTCTTCAACATCCAATAACTTACCTAATTTTTCCAACATAAGGGATTTTGCCCGTTACCTATTCCACTTAACAGAGTTTGCAGATGGGGAGCTTTGCGCTCTTAATCAAAAGGATAATAACAGCAAATCCCTTTAACCCCATTCATATTTTGAACGTTAGGCCCATTTTGGTCACAGGTGCTCCTCCTCTTTTGTCATCTGTCTACTTACAGTACGCAAATGCCGGTTTTCTCAGCCAACTTGATATTCTGTGCTATTGACTATTTCAACATGTCGATTTCTTGCTTATTTTCGTGATATAAAGCGCCAATAGTTGTTGGGGGTAGTCAAACTAAATTGTTTGCAGCTATCTCACAAAAATTGAATAAGAGAAGTAGGAGATACCTTAGGTGCCACACGGAAATATTGATATTCGTCCACCGCTTAAATTTGGCAAGGTTGTCAGCAGGCACCGTACTGCAAAGGCTGTGGTTGGGGGCGTTGGCTCCGCTGCGTATTACGGGGTATGGGGTGCGCAAACTGCCACAGGAGCTACTTTGACTGGGTTGGCTACCGGTGCGGCGGCAGCAACTTCAGCGACAGGAATTGGCTTGGTTGTCGCGGGGACTGCATTGTCTATTGGTTACGCTGGTCTAGCGGCCCGATCTGCTTACAAAACCAATAACCATCTGAATGCGTTGAAGAAAATATTTGCGAACAGAAAGTCTTACAACTGCCCCTGTAAAGGTGCTGTTACTCACGACTACGTTTCAGGGCAGGTGCTTCCGTACATAATTAATCAAAAAAGCAAGAAACTGCATCGCAAGATGGTTGAGGCTACCCCGGGTGTCGCCACGATTGAGTACACGCGGAAGGCCGTTAAAAATTTGTATAAGCGCTCACAGGGTACTCTCGGCAAGGAGCGTAGTTTTGCTGCTGAGTGGTTGGCGCAGCACTTGATCTCCCATGATTGTGAATTGGCAAACGCGATTGTTGCTGAACTCTATTCTGAGGAGGAGATGCTTTGGATTCGTACGCAAGATAGTGATGTAGTGGCACCTTTATTAGAGCTGAAGTTGAAATCTGTTTAATAGGTGTTCGCTTTTCTCTGCGGTGTTTGCTGCTGTAGTTCAAAAGCAACTCGGGGTGATGGACTACCCCGATGTCTCTCGGCACCCAGCCCTAAGGCACTATCCCTACGGTATTGGCTTGACAGGTGTCACAATGTGCTAAAATTAAAAGTTACGCAACGCCTAAATCAGGCTCATTTTGATTGAAAAGTAAGCAAAACAGACTAAAAATTTCAATATTAGGCAGTCTAATTCCCCGATTCACTTTTCCAACCGACTTGAATTGCCTATTATTCATGAATGAATAGTCAATTTCAGTCCCCATTTTTAAGGGCAAAGAAGGTCGGAAGTATGGATAAGGCAAAAGAGAAGGTTCAGCGGTTCCGCGCGCGGGAGCAGCGTATCCTGGATGCGGCTCTGGAGCTTCTGTTGGAGCACGGTGAAGAGAAGGTCACGGTCGAACAGATTGCCGAGCGCGTGGATATTGGTAAGGGCACAATTTACAAGCACTTTATTTCCAAGACAGAAATCTACATGCGCTTGCTGATGGATTATGAGAAATCCCTAGCCGAACGCCTTAAAACCGCCGTAGCTTTAGCTGAGCAAGGTGATATCACCGCGCCAGCCCGCGCCTATTTTGAATCTCGTATGGCCGATCCTGGCAAAGATAGACTCTTCCAGCGCCTGGAGGAGAAGATTATCGCGTTGAACCTGGCTCCAGAAATGATTGCGGAGCTCCACAACATCCGTAATTCCAATGCCACTTCTCTCAATCGGGTCTTTGAGCGCCGTATGGAGCAGGGCATGCTGAAGAACGTTCCTGCATACTTCTATTACTCAACATACTGGGCGCTTGTGCAAGGGGCGGTAGAGCTTTATCACTCCAAGTCTTTTGCCAATGTAATAGAGGACAGGGAAGGTTTGATGGAGTTTATTATGGATGTGGGTGTGCATATCGGTGATATGTCCTCTCGCAAAACGCCAGAGGGAAGCCAAACAAGCCATCACAGCGATTCTGCGGGGTCCGCCCTTGGCTGAGCCCCTGTTCCAGCAGCTGCAAAAATTACAGGCTGAATTTCATGGGCATCCACCTGTAGAAAGGTGGAACCCAGAGCTTTGTGGGGACATGGATATGGTCATCAAATCTGATGGCCGTTGGATCCACGAGGGAACAGAGATTCGTCGTCACCCTCTTGTGAAACTGTTTGCCAGCATTTTGAAGCGTGAGGGGGATGAATACTTCCTTGTCACCCCTGTCGAAAAGCTGCGAATCACAGTGGAGGATGTTCCATTTGTGATCACTCAGGTGGCCCGCAACCCCGGGAGTACTCATCAACAACTACTTTTCACCACAAATGTGGGCGACGTTGTTGAGCTGTCGGAAGAGGGGCAGTGGCAACTGAGAGACTTTGGTGCCCCGCCGCAGCCAATCCCCTACCTGGAGATTCGAGGGGGTTACAGGCTCGCGCTTCCCGGGATGTTTTTTACCAGTTGGTAGACTGGGCGCTTGAAGGGGATCGCGATTCCGATAAGCTTTTTGTGCAAAGTGACGGAAAAGATTTCCTGCTGGGTTCTTGCAATTAGATAGCTTCAGGTTCCTGCTGGCGGATTCCTCGCGCCTCAGCGCTGATTTGTAGCTGGGGCTTTA
This DNA window, taken from Microbulbifer sp. VAAF005, encodes the following:
- a CDS encoding TetR/AcrR family transcriptional regulator — encoded protein: MDKAKEKVQRFRAREQRILDAALELLLEHGEEKVTVEQIAERVDIGKGTIYKHFISKTEIYMRLLMDYEKSLAERLKTAVALAEQGDITAPARAYFESRMADPGKDRLFQRLEEKIIALNLAPEMIAELHNIRNSNATSLNRVFERRMEQGMLKNVPAYFYYSTYWALVQGAVELYHSKSFANVIEDREGLMEFIMDVGVHIGDMSSRKTPEGSQTSHHSDSAGSALG
- a CDS encoding acyl-CoA thioesterase II, yielding MLEKLGKLLDVEELDRNLFRSRHHVENYRKVLFGGQVLGQALMAATRTVEHRLPHSLHAYFLRPGSSELPVIYEVDPIRDGGSFTTRRVVAKQRGRAIFNMSASFQIREPGFDHQADLPCVEIPSPESLKNTQELALEAGLVSPQYDQRRYMIDFRPVDPQSYFGAETREAKCMFWLRAEGEMSDDPMEHRAALCYASDMGLLGTSLQPHDISLFDPQLMPASVDHAMWFHRDFRLDQWLLYVTDSPSATGARGFTRGQIFTRDGTLVASTCQEGLIRQIKN